A part of Aegilops tauschii subsp. strangulata cultivar AL8/78 chromosome 2, Aet v6.0, whole genome shotgun sequence genomic DNA contains:
- the LOC109736837 gene encoding uncharacterized protein codes for MASHPPPPLPAAAEHPIPSAPTTISALDDDQLREIFLRLPDLPSLASAAFTCRAFLGAVRSSRAFRRSFRALHAPPLLALFLTPYMRTVPTFPASRPPTAARFSPLRDDDASEWGVDFSDPSIAYDEGFIALQHRSTKQEVYYNPQTMALFLHPQEHHDMPDGTTLEFHTLSPGEHQRPPRVVFVRHDYSRPWARVAVFSPDTMEWQIFPKTAALLPEGFRRTTRMMVDGFICWQCESVGGVSLSEYILVLNTDTFQFSLIDLPPPLRVVYPEFKIGQTKNGRLCIVNEKECTLSVWVLTDSDDGIQRFVLHNTFPLHSSFMEVTNCSVEDTISVRLMTVFNGFVYLSISPWKNSMDQYRSPEWFLSFSLETAELNQHFKNREQLPCPVHPYLAWPPLVCSMEDSESEVTGNILGDVGPEGTEKASSVLITALRTFKEALIKDGEANVAEIDAFLLCIDTEDEKNSLVSKITALDELLITVRDRVLRVGADSEFYGQKTETESWWEMCKGKLRRAFFFAS; via the exons ATGGCttcccacccgccgccgccgctgccggcgGCAGCGGAGCACCCTATACCATCCGCTCCCACCACCATAAGTGCTCTCGACGACGACCAGCTCCGAGAGATCTTCCTCCGCCTCCCGGACCTCCCcagcctcgcctccgccgccttCACCTGCCGCGCCTTCCTCGGCGCCGTCCGTTCGTCCCGCGCCTTTCGCCGCAGCTTCCGTGCGCTCCACGCGCCCCCGCTCCTCGCTCTATTCCTCACACCCTACATGCGCACGGTACCTACCTTCCCCGCCTCACGCCCCCCCACTGCCGCCAGATTCAGTCCCCTCCGAGACGACGACGCTTCCGAGTGGGGGGTCGATTTCTCCGATCCTTCGATTGCGTACGATGAAGGCTTCATCGCTCTCCAGCATCGGAGCACCAAGCAGGAAGTTTACTACAACCCCCAAACCATGGCTCTGTTTCTCCACCCCCAGGAGCACCATGACATGCCCGACGGCACCACCCTTGAGTTCCACACACTCTCCCCCGGAGAGCATCAGAGGCCGCCCCGTGTGGTCTTTGTCCGTCATGACTACTCGCGGCCTTGGGCTCGCGTCGCCGTCTTCTCACCGGACACCATGGAGTGGCAGATTTTCCCGAAGACGGCCGCGCTGCTGCCTGAGGGATTCAGGCGTACAACCCGCATGATGGTGGATGGGTTTATCTGTTGGCAATGCGAGTCTGTGGGCGGGGTATCTCTCAGCGAGTACATTTTGGTGCTCAACACAGATACCTTTCAGTTCTCGCTAATAGATCTGCCGCCGCCCTTGAGAGTGGTATACCCAGAATTTAAGATTGGTCAGACCAAGAATGGGAGGCTCTGTATTGTAAATGAGAAGGAATGCACACTTTCTGTTTGGGTCTTGACAGACAGTGATGACGGCATCCAGCGATTTGTGCTGCACAATACGTTTCCGTTGCACTCTAGCTTTATGGAGGTCACCAACTGTTCAGTGGAAGATACAATCTCAGTGCGGCTTATGACGGTTTTCAATGGTTTTGTCTACCTTTCTATTTCCCCCTGGAAGAATTCCATGGACCAGTACAGATCCCCTGAGTGGTTCCTGTCCTTCTCTCTGGAAACAGCGGAGTTGAACCAGCATTTTAAGAATAGAGAGCAACTTCCATGCCCTGTCCATCCCTACTTGGCCTGGCCTCCTTTGGTATGCAGCATG GAGGATTCAGAATCTGAAGTTACTGGAAACATTTTGGGGGATGTTGGTCCTGAGGGCACAGAAAAGGCTTCATCTGTCCTCATAACAGCATTACGCACATTCAAAGAAGCTTTGATTAAGGATGGTGAAGCAAATGTTGCAGAGATAGATGCCTTCCTACTTTGTATTGACACTGAGGATGAGAAGAACTCTCTTGTGAGTAAAATCACTGCTTTAGATGAACTGTTGATAACTGTGAGAGATCGTGTCTTGAGGGTAGGTGCAGACTCTGAATTCTACGGACAGAAGACAGAAACAGAGAGCTGGTGGGAAATGTGCAAGGGGAAGTTACGGAGAGCTTTCTTCTTCGCTAGCTGA